A window of the Novipirellula caenicola genome harbors these coding sequences:
- the frr gene encoding ribosome recycling factor, giving the protein MSTDDVLLDAEERMEKAISVLSHNLAGIRTGRANPGLVDSLKVEVYGSATPLKQLASIGTPEPQQIVIRPYDAGTIKEIEKAIVAGDLGLNPQNDGRIIRLNVPPLSTEVRKKMVSRIKELSEESKVAIRNIRRDANKAIDNAEKAKEISEDDRDRMKEDVQELTKKYETQAAELAKSRESEVLDS; this is encoded by the coding sequence TCGATGCCGAAGAACGTATGGAAAAAGCGATCTCCGTTCTCAGCCATAACTTGGCCGGGATCCGCACAGGACGTGCGAACCCAGGCTTGGTGGACTCGTTGAAAGTCGAAGTCTACGGTTCGGCAACTCCGCTCAAGCAGCTTGCTTCGATCGGAACCCCTGAGCCCCAGCAGATCGTGATCCGCCCCTACGATGCAGGCACGATCAAAGAAATTGAAAAGGCGATTGTCGCTGGCGACTTGGGGTTGAACCCGCAAAATGACGGACGCATCATTCGTTTGAATGTGCCACCGCTTTCCACCGAGGTGCGAAAGAAAATGGTTTCGCGGATCAAGGAATTGTCCGAAGAATCCAAGGTCGCGATTCGTAACATCCGTCGTGATGCCAACAAGGCGATCGATAACGCGGAAAAGGCCAAAGAGATCTCTGAGGACGATCGCGATCGTATGAAGGAAGACGTCCAAGAGTTGACCAAGAAATACGAGACGCAGGCAGCTGAGCTGGCCAAAAGTCGCGAATCCGAAGTGCTCGACAGCTAG